One part of the Candidatus Borreliella tachyglossi genome encodes these proteins:
- the mltG gene encoding endolytic transglycosylase MltG: protein MVMKNFFISFFTLLIVILVFVCFLYFLNSSPFKSELVYEFEVQKGWGVKKIAGELKRQGLIRSEKLLIAISYLFGSDKNFKEGKYLISSNCSTFDVYKEILKGSPVLDIGITIPEGYTSRRIALKLNKFGIIEDIQNFVDLINDIRFISEFGLSYESLEGFLFPDTYKFYRGMDMKEIIRVFVGNFFSKLVSIGIDYRSYSSEELYNRVIIASIVEREYRVKTEAAVMASVFYNRISSNMPLQSCATIEYIITEELKKPHPKRIYFADLEIKSDYNTYVNKGYPPSPISNAGSVSLRAAFFPDSTNYLFFVVKDPKAGTHKFSSHYRDHLLATNSYIHNFVTKD, encoded by the coding sequence ATGGTAATGAAAAATTTTTTTATTTCCTTTTTTACGTTGCTTATTGTTATTTTGGTCTTTGTATGTTTTTTATATTTCTTAAATTCTTCTCCGTTTAAATCTGAGTTGGTATATGAATTTGAGGTTCAAAAAGGTTGGGGGGTGAAGAAAATTGCTGGGGAGCTTAAAAGACAAGGATTAATTAGGTCTGAGAAATTATTAATAGCTATTTCCTATCTTTTTGGTAGTGATAAAAACTTTAAAGAAGGAAAGTATTTAATTAGTAGCAATTGTTCAACTTTTGATGTATATAAAGAGATTTTGAAGGGAAGTCCTGTGCTGGACATTGGGATTACAATACCTGAGGGATATACCAGTAGAAGGATAGCTTTAAAGCTCAATAAATTTGGTATTATTGAGGATATTCAGAATTTTGTTGATTTGATAAATGATATCAGATTTATTAGCGAGTTTGGACTTAGTTATGAATCTCTTGAAGGGTTTTTATTTCCGGATACTTATAAATTTTATAGGGGTATGGATATGAAAGAAATAATTCGAGTTTTTGTTGGCAATTTTTTTAGCAAACTTGTTTCTATTGGAATAGATTATAGGTCTTATTCTAGTGAAGAGCTTTATAACAGAGTAATCATTGCTTCTATTGTTGAGCGTGAGTATAGGGTTAAGACTGAGGCAGCAGTCATGGCATCTGTTTTTTATAATAGAATTAGCTCTAATATGCCACTGCAGTCTTGTGCTACAATTGAATATATTATCACTGAAGAGCTTAAAAAACCTCACCCTAAAAGGATTTATTTTGCAGATTTAGAAATCAAATCTGATTATAATACTTATGTGAATAAAGGTTATCCACCAAGTCCGATCTCTAATGCTGGGAGTGTATCTCTGCGGGCAGCCTTTTTCCCAGATAGTACAAATTATTTATTTTTTGTTGTAAAAGACCCTAAGGCTGGAACTCATAAATTTTCTTCACATTATAGGGATCATCTTTTAGCTACAAATAGCTATATTCATAATTTTGTTACTAAGGATTAA
- the dnaG gene encoding DNA primase, translating into MEFAKVIDLIKDRVDIVEFIGERVKLVKSGSSYKGLCPFHAERTPSFSVSPDQRFFYCFGCKKGGDVIRFLMDIEKLNYSDAVKSLCSRIGIPYDSTKKDRGTENGRQSKEIISKIYELNSKLVRFFLFLFRNNQEVLNYISKERRISEEVINLFNIGYLQFDAKDGANFYDFLISRGYSTDILSKSGLFSARNQKFSILSGRLIFPIRDFKGNVVGFGGRNLVGGKGSKYINLSETEAFKKKELLYGFYEGFSAIKGSRSVILTEGYMDVLSFFTAGVKIAVSTLGTAFSKEHLALIRRYADKIVMCFDGDSAGLLATFKAYQVCLPFDMHISVINMKDGVDPADVLKNEGGHYLKEMLKDTCEAFDYLLDKYSVKYDLSKIADLNEMVGLFIKLISLSNTNTQRDMLLAKLESRVGIKLETLREDYYNMRERNAIDSLKRKSYSYNTNTYERYLVIGLLKDFNYFNIIRRNISDSDLHDIDVRKVFMCFEDLFDTNEAFSLLNLKEFLRDKYGVSEGFFQDMLSVEFEVDKEMVIQILVAIKKRSLEDRILVFREMSRNNSLIDAKTQIRELMFLNMQIKDLRIYLDE; encoded by the coding sequence ATGGAGTTTGCTAAAGTTATAGATTTAATTAAGGATAGAGTAGATATCGTAGAATTTATAGGTGAACGTGTTAAATTGGTTAAATCGGGATCATCTTATAAGGGGCTTTGCCCTTTTCATGCTGAAAGGACACCTTCTTTTTCTGTATCCCCTGATCAAAGGTTTTTTTATTGTTTTGGATGTAAGAAGGGTGGGGATGTCATAAGGTTTTTAATGGATATTGAAAAACTTAATTATAGTGATGCTGTTAAGTCTTTATGCAGTAGGATAGGAATACCATATGACAGCACCAAGAAAGACAGAGGAACTGAAAATGGAAGACAGAGTAAGGAAATAATTTCAAAAATATATGAATTAAACTCTAAGCTGGTTAGGTTCTTTTTGTTTTTATTTCGCAATAATCAAGAAGTTTTGAATTATATTTCTAAAGAGAGAAGAATATCTGAGGAAGTTATTAATCTATTTAATATTGGTTATTTGCAATTTGATGCTAAGGATGGGGCTAATTTTTATGATTTTTTGATTTCAAGGGGATATTCTACTGATATATTAAGCAAAAGTGGGTTGTTTTCAGCGAGAAACCAAAAGTTTTCAATTTTATCTGGCAGATTGATTTTTCCAATCAGAGATTTTAAAGGTAATGTGGTAGGATTTGGAGGTCGAAATTTAGTAGGAGGTAAGGGGTCTAAATATATTAATTTAAGCGAAACAGAAGCTTTTAAAAAAAAAGAATTACTTTATGGGTTCTATGAAGGCTTTTCTGCAATTAAGGGAAGTAGATCTGTAATATTAACAGAAGGCTATATGGATGTTCTCTCTTTTTTTACAGCTGGTGTAAAAATTGCGGTTTCTACACTTGGCACGGCCTTTTCAAAGGAGCATCTTGCTTTGATTAGAAGATATGCGGATAAAATAGTAATGTGTTTTGATGGTGATTCTGCGGGACTTTTAGCAACCTTTAAGGCTTATCAAGTTTGTTTGCCATTTGATATGCATATAAGTGTAATTAATATGAAGGATGGAGTAGATCCTGCGGATGTTTTGAAGAATGAGGGAGGGCATTATTTAAAAGAGATGCTTAAGGATACTTGCGAGGCATTTGATTATCTTTTGGATAAATATTCTGTTAAATATGATTTAAGTAAAATAGCAGATCTAAATGAAATGGTTGGTTTGTTTATAAAGTTAATAAGTTTATCAAATACTAATACGCAAAGAGATATGCTTTTGGCAAAGCTTGAGAGTAGGGTTGGTATTAAATTAGAAACTTTAAGAGAAGACTACTATAATATGCGAGAAAGGAATGCAATTGATAGTTTGAAGAGGAAATCATATTCTTATAATACAAATACCTATGAGAGATATTTGGTGATTGGCTTATTGAAAGACTTTAATTATTTTAATATAATAAGGCGTAATATTAGTGATAGTGACTTACACGATATTGATGTAAGAAAAGTTTTTATGTGCTTTGAAGACTTGTTTGATACTAATGAAGCCTTTTCATTACTTAATTTAAAAGAGTTTTTAAGAGATAAATATGGCGTTAGTGAAGGGTTTTTTCAAGATATGTTAAGCGTAGAGTTTGAAGTAGATAAGGAGATGGTTATACAGATTTTAGTTGCAATTAAAAAAAGGAGTTTAGAGGATCGTATTTTGGTTTTTAGGGAAATGAGCAGAAATAATTCTTTAATAGATGCTAAGACTCAAATAAGAGAATTGATGTTTTTGAATATGCAAATAAAAGACTTGAGGATATATTTAGATGAATAG